The following are encoded in a window of Desulfopila inferna genomic DNA:
- a CDS encoding PAS domain-containing hybrid sensor histidine kinase/response regulator: MGFSKHDKKIPPHLSAFADHGDFRPVLQDLRHNSCDYFRQLSEATFEAIFLSDKGVCLGQNRSAREIFGYTDEEAIGRMGTEWIHPGDRDTVMANMLADIEEPYEVTALRKDGSTFPCEIQARVEQYKGHTIRITALRDITLRRQTEKKFLSEAKRRAILMANSGDGIAILNKDFRVIEANQRFAEMLGYDLDEVQTLHLWDFEEKFNKEEIRKNFRVTASLDGFKETLHRRKDGSVYHAEVRANGAMIEGEPLFIAITRDITERKEVEEELLRTKKAAERASQYKSEFLANMSHEIRTPLNGIMGMLRLMQSATLTEEVEDYVHNALQASERLSHLLGDILDLSQVEAGRMKIQPSTFLLREALETVEKIFSPSFQEKGLSLLFDIAPDIPKAFVGDCARLQQLLCNFISNALKFTRTGSVSVGVWPVGQADSGKVRILFTVSDTGIGIADDKLPSLFDAFIQGETSYARSYQGAGLGLFISKQLLSLLGGNMAVSSREGAGTSVYFTIPFAPAVQSEIIPEIDGSRSKAGHSLRILLAEDDRINRLVMSGLLKKLGHQVNMVENGEEVLAALRYRNDPYDVLLMDIQMPVLDGVEVTRIIRNHTDFKAHAGTPIIAMTAYAMRGDEEKFLESGMNGYISKPVAPEKLQEVLEQVICRQQDQK, translated from the coding sequence ATGGGCTTTTCCAAACATGACAAAAAAATACCACCGCACCTCTCGGCTTTCGCCGACCATGGCGATTTTCGTCCGGTTCTGCAGGATCTTCGACACAATAGCTGCGACTATTTCCGCCAATTATCAGAAGCCACTTTTGAAGCAATTTTCCTTTCGGATAAGGGCGTCTGCCTTGGCCAGAACCGGAGCGCCAGAGAAATATTCGGCTATACCGATGAAGAGGCCATCGGGCGAATGGGAACAGAGTGGATCCATCCCGGCGACAGGGACACGGTGATGGCGAACATGCTCGCTGACATAGAAGAACCTTACGAGGTCACTGCGCTGCGTAAGGACGGCTCAACATTTCCCTGCGAGATCCAGGCCCGGGTCGAGCAGTACAAAGGGCATACGATCAGGATAACAGCCCTCAGGGATATCACCCTCCGCAGGCAGACCGAGAAAAAGTTCCTAAGTGAGGCTAAACGCCGCGCTATTCTCATGGCCAATAGTGGTGACGGCATCGCCATATTGAACAAGGATTTCCGGGTAATTGAGGCAAACCAGCGTTTTGCCGAGATGCTGGGCTACGACCTGGATGAGGTACAAACCCTGCATCTCTGGGATTTTGAAGAAAAATTCAACAAAGAGGAAATCAGGAAAAATTTCCGTGTTACTGCCTCCCTTGATGGCTTCAAGGAAACGCTCCACAGACGCAAGGACGGTTCCGTCTATCACGCTGAAGTTCGCGCCAACGGTGCCATGATCGAGGGCGAACCACTGTTCATTGCCATCACCAGGGATATAACCGAGCGCAAAGAAGTAGAAGAGGAACTTCTCCGCACCAAAAAGGCGGCAGAACGCGCCAGCCAGTATAAATCAGAATTTCTGGCCAATATGAGTCATGAAATACGCACGCCGCTCAACGGCATCATGGGTATGCTCAGGCTCATGCAGTCAGCCACTCTGACAGAGGAGGTTGAAGATTATGTTCACAATGCCCTGCAGGCCTCTGAGCGACTGAGCCATCTGCTCGGAGATATCCTCGATCTCTCCCAGGTCGAGGCCGGCAGGATGAAAATACAGCCTTCGACCTTTCTTCTCAGGGAGGCACTTGAAACAGTGGAGAAAATCTTTTCCCCATCCTTTCAGGAAAAGGGACTGTCCCTGCTGTTCGATATCGCACCCGATATCCCCAAAGCCTTTGTTGGTGACTGCGCACGCCTGCAGCAGCTTCTCTGTAATTTTATCAGCAATGCACTGAAGTTTACCCGGACCGGATCGGTGTCAGTTGGTGTCTGGCCGGTGGGGCAGGCGGATTCCGGGAAGGTGCGGATATTGTTTACGGTGAGCGATACCGGAATCGGCATAGCGGACGATAAGCTCCCCTCGCTGTTTGACGCCTTCATCCAGGGGGAGACCAGCTATGCCCGCAGCTACCAGGGGGCCGGACTGGGGCTTTTCATCTCAAAGCAGCTCCTCTCCCTGCTGGGTGGCAATATGGCTGTTTCCAGTAGAGAAGGAGCCGGCACTTCAGTTTATTTCACCATTCCCTTTGCGCCTGCGGTTCAGTCGGAAATAATACCTGAGATTGATGGGTCCCGCTCGAAAGCAGGCCATTCGCTGAGAATTCTCCTGGCCGAAGACGACAGAATAAACAGATTGGTGATGTCCGGGCTGCTCAAGAAACTGGGGCATCAGGTCAATATGGTTGAAAACGGAGAGGAAGTTCTTGCTGCCTTGCGTTACCGGAACGACCCTTATGACGTGTTGCTCATGGATATTCAGATGCCAGTCCTGGATGGCGTCGAGGTTACCCGTATAATACGAAACCATACAGACTTCAAAGCACATGCGGGAACTCCCATCATCGCAATGACGGCGTATGCCATGCGCGGCGACGAAGAGAAGTTCCTGGAATCCGGCATGAATGGCTATATCTCCAAACCTGTTGCCCCGGAGAAACTGCAGGAAGTCCTGGAGCAGGTGATTTGCAGGCAGCAGGATCAGAAGTAA
- a CDS encoding flavin reductase family protein, whose amino-acid sequence MEKTPIDSNAFVYPMPMVLVGAMVAGKANFMAVAWVTRVCMKPPLLVVALGGRHHTNKGIEENDVFSVNIPSTALITKTDYCGLVSGGKTDKSQMFDIFYGELEKAPLISECPVCIACKVYEKVQLPADTLYIGEIIDAYSEERYLTDGKPDIRKIDPFTLSMPDNNYWKVGENVGKAWSVGKNLKG is encoded by the coding sequence ATGGAAAAAACACCAATAGACAGCAACGCCTTTGTTTACCCGATGCCCATGGTTCTTGTCGGGGCAATGGTGGCCGGCAAGGCTAATTTCATGGCTGTGGCTTGGGTTACCAGGGTTTGCATGAAGCCGCCGCTGCTGGTGGTTGCTCTGGGGGGAAGGCACCACACCAATAAGGGTATAGAAGAGAATGATGTCTTCAGCGTCAATATTCCGAGCACTGCGCTGATAACGAAGACAGACTACTGCGGTCTGGTTTCTGGAGGAAAGACGGATAAATCACAAATGTTCGATATTTTTTACGGTGAACTGGAAAAAGCACCCTTGATCAGTGAATGTCCTGTCTGCATTGCCTGCAAAGTGTATGAGAAGGTGCAGCTTCCTGCTGATACTCTCTATATCGGTGAAATCATCGACGCCTATTCTGAAGAACGCTATCTCACCGACGGTAAACCCGACATCCGCAAGATTGATCCCTTTACCCTTAGCATGCCGGACAACAACTATTGGAAAGTGGGTGAAAATGTCGGTAAAGCTTGGAGTGTCGGCAAGAATCTGAAAGGGTGA
- a CDS encoding DUF3786 domain-containing protein gives MQSEAPVFKKILNDYLAEVAALDLTKKSELLGIEVDGKTVRVPFFNDKYTITPEAITDRQGKQPRHSVCVILCKYLLLCPDTPDTDRKLVTYKDFPDAAPYVLGFGNTAEKPISRTFSGKLDALEKQSRELGGIPCNLGISCDLSYIFQPLPEVPIYLLYNDQDEEFPADCSLLFEKRAKYYLDMECLAIIGMVLAEWLAGAVQQDLARLV, from the coding sequence ATGCAGTCAGAAGCACCTGTTTTTAAAAAAATCCTGAACGATTATCTAGCCGAAGTGGCTGCCCTTGATTTGACAAAAAAGTCGGAACTGCTTGGAATCGAAGTCGATGGAAAGACGGTGAGAGTTCCTTTTTTTAATGATAAGTATACGATCACGCCGGAAGCCATCACCGACCGACAGGGAAAACAACCCCGGCACTCTGTCTGCGTCATTCTCTGCAAATATCTCCTGCTGTGTCCGGATACCCCCGACACTGACAGGAAACTGGTGACATACAAGGATTTCCCGGATGCCGCACCCTATGTCCTTGGATTCGGGAACACGGCTGAAAAACCAATTTCCCGGACCTTTTCCGGCAAATTGGATGCGCTGGAAAAACAAAGCCGGGAATTGGGGGGCATCCCCTGCAATCTTGGTATTTCCTGTGACCTGTCCTATATTTTTCAGCCTCTTCCGGAAGTACCGATTTACCTGTTGTACAACGACCAGGACGAAGAATTTCCAGCTGATTGCTCTCTGCTTTTCGAGAAGCGCGCAAAGTATTATCTCGACATGGAGTGCCTGGCAATAATCGGGATGGTGCTGGCCGAATGGCTTGCAGGAGCGGTACAGCAGGATCTCGCCCGTCTTGTTTAG
- a CDS encoding ABC transporter permease, which translates to MGRKRDTLLAAAILLLLWEVSALLLETMALPQPWQVFYDLIIKLADGSLLDDLAISMVRALLGILLALLTAVPLGLAVGAEPALRKSLSPFIYLLYPIPHVVLLPLIIILFGIGNFSKIFLIALIVFFQILVTTRDAAKNIHRNYFYSMQTLGATRLQIYRHVILPAALPKILTAMRISIGTSVAILFFVESFATTKGLGYIIMDSWGRADYVALYTGISCMAMLGFCLYLLLDMLERRLCRWSAAG; encoded by the coding sequence ATGGGCAGGAAACGTGATACCCTTTTAGCAGCCGCAATTCTTTTGCTGCTCTGGGAGGTCAGTGCGCTGCTGCTGGAGACCATGGCCCTGCCGCAGCCCTGGCAGGTGTTCTACGATCTTATCATCAAACTGGCCGACGGCAGTCTGCTCGATGATCTGGCCATCAGTATGGTCCGGGCGCTCCTGGGTATTCTGCTGGCGCTCCTGACCGCCGTTCCGCTCGGGCTCGCAGTCGGTGCGGAGCCGGCTCTGCGCAAGAGCCTGTCGCCTTTTATCTATCTGCTTTATCCTATTCCCCATGTGGTGCTGCTGCCGCTGATCATCATCCTCTTCGGCATCGGTAATTTTTCCAAAATATTTCTTATCGCCCTGATCGTCTTTTTCCAGATCCTGGTGACCACCAGGGATGCGGCCAAGAACATCCACCGCAACTACTTTTATTCCATGCAGACCCTTGGCGCAACCCGCCTGCAGATCTATCGCCATGTCATTCTTCCCGCCGCCCTGCCCAAGATCCTGACGGCCATGCGCATTTCCATCGGCACCTCGGTAGCTATCCTCTTTTTTGTCGAATCCTTCGCCACCACCAAAGGTCTCGGTTATATCATCATGGATTCCTGGGGACGCGCCGATTATGTCGCTCTCTACACCGGTATTTCCTGCATGGCCATGCTGGGCTTTTGCCTCTACCTGCTGCTTGATATGCTTGAAAGGAGACTGTGCCGTTGGAGTGCCGCGGGTTGA
- a CDS encoding sensor histidine kinase, protein MQTNDLSTHIKDPARLAALHATALLDSPTEEAFDRLSWLAVHSIKAPVALVTLIDADRQFFKSSIGLPEPWQSLRQTPLSHSFCKHNRIAGQPLLIEDARRHPLFRDNPAIRDLHVIAYLGIPLVTSDLYILGSFCIIDSVPRQWQQEEVSIVQNLAAAVMTEIQLRTEISARKQAEEQRDGFAELNNRLQEEIDARRQAESQQHRLEDQLFQAQKMEAIGRLAGGVAHDFNNLLSPILGYCELLSADSDLSDRHKQYIDQIRRAGNHARDLVSQLLSFSRKQHLKVRPWNLNEAVEDFEKLLRTAVPANIEIRVLLSPEIEPVMADPGQIEQILMNVAVNAADAMPGGGTMTIETALRLLDEASGGMYLEVSPGQYAMLAISDIGCGMDNETQARIFEPFFTTKGRSGTGLGLAMVFGIVKQHGGNIRICSEPGRGTNFQIFLPVTKL, encoded by the coding sequence ATGCAGACCAATGATCTCTCCACTCATATTAAGGATCCCGCAAGGCTTGCCGCTCTCCACGCCACCGCGCTTCTGGATTCTCCCACAGAGGAAGCCTTCGACCGGCTTTCCTGGCTGGCGGTGCATTCCATTAAAGCCCCTGTCGCTCTGGTAACACTTATCGACGCAGACCGGCAATTCTTCAAGAGCAGCATAGGTCTTCCCGAACCGTGGCAATCGCTTCGCCAGACGCCTCTGTCGCATTCCTTCTGTAAGCACAACAGGATTGCGGGACAACCCCTTCTTATCGAGGACGCCCGGCGGCATCCGCTCTTCAGGGATAACCCGGCGATCCGGGATCTGCATGTGATCGCCTACCTGGGTATTCCACTCGTTACTTCCGACCTTTACATCCTCGGTTCATTCTGTATCATCGATTCGGTACCGAGGCAATGGCAACAGGAAGAGGTGAGCATTGTGCAGAATCTGGCTGCGGCAGTCATGACCGAAATTCAGCTGAGAACCGAAATCTCGGCGCGAAAACAGGCAGAAGAACAACGGGATGGTTTTGCCGAACTGAATAATAGGCTGCAGGAGGAAATCGATGCAAGGAGGCAGGCGGAGAGCCAGCAACATCGGTTGGAAGATCAATTGTTCCAGGCTCAGAAGATGGAAGCAATCGGACGGCTGGCTGGAGGCGTGGCTCATGACTTCAACAACCTGCTCTCTCCCATCCTCGGTTACTGTGAACTTCTCTCTGCAGATTCTGATCTGAGTGATCGGCATAAACAGTATATTGATCAAATCCGGCGTGCGGGGAATCATGCCCGGGATTTGGTAAGTCAGCTGCTCAGCTTCAGCCGCAAGCAGCACCTGAAAGTGAGGCCATGGAACCTCAACGAGGCGGTAGAAGATTTCGAGAAACTGCTGCGCACGGCGGTTCCTGCAAATATCGAGATCAGGGTACTGCTGTCGCCGGAGATTGAGCCCGTCATGGCCGATCCGGGCCAGATAGAGCAGATTCTCATGAATGTCGCTGTTAATGCGGCCGATGCCATGCCGGGCGGTGGTACAATGACCATTGAAACAGCCCTGCGCCTGTTGGATGAAGCTTCTGGGGGAATGTATCTGGAAGTTTCTCCCGGCCAATATGCCATGCTGGCCATCAGCGATATCGGCTGCGGTATGGACAACGAGACCCAGGCCCGGATTTTCGAGCCTTTTTTTACAACCAAAGGCAGGAGCGGCACCGGCCTGGGGCTGGCTATGGTTTTCGGCATTGTCAAACAGCACGGCGGCAATATAAGAATCTGCAGTGAGCCGGGCAGGGGGACGAATTTTCAGATCTTTCTGCCGGTGACAAAACTGTAG
- a CDS encoding ABC transporter substrate-binding protein → MFTAKGGTRGLVCTILFFYAVAGLFSGSLNNTDCQAAEAIKIATILPQSGKAAVYGRSALEGVKVAIDDINRTGGIRNRSLELIVIDNGSSPLGSIQAAKKAIDLNVSLVIGAVWSTHSLAIAPLLQEAGIPMISPGSTAPQVTHAGSYIFRVCYTDSFQGRLMADFAYHYIGARSAAVLINLNETYSQELASQFSTIFQRIGGNITLKKGYRGSAVDFQEILESVKAASPEVVFIPGYSKDSGFIIRQAHAMGIRTIFLGGDAWDKTIAEYAGSGLEGSYFSTFWHPDRFSSENLRFINAFQEYYSKTEISPYAALAYDAVNVFADAVRRAGSVKPEDIQGELLKTKGFKGVTGIISFDEFGDPLDKGASILTYINGQWSFYKWVGSSTWYTSMVK, encoded by the coding sequence ATGTTCACGGCTAAAGGGGGAACACGAGGGCTTGTCTGCACAATTCTATTTTTTTATGCAGTCGCCGGCCTCTTTTCCGGCTCTTTAAACAATACCGACTGCCAGGCTGCAGAGGCCATTAAAATTGCTACAATTCTTCCACAAAGCGGCAAAGCAGCGGTTTATGGACGCTCGGCACTGGAAGGGGTAAAAGTGGCCATAGATGATATTAACAGGACCGGAGGCATCCGGAACCGATCTCTGGAGTTAATCGTCATCGATAACGGCAGCTCGCCGCTCGGCTCCATACAGGCAGCGAAAAAAGCCATCGACCTGAATGTCTCTCTGGTGATTGGTGCCGTGTGGAGCACCCATTCCCTGGCCATAGCGCCACTGCTGCAGGAAGCAGGGATACCTATGATCAGCCCGGGGTCCACTGCTCCGCAAGTTACCCATGCCGGTTCCTATATATTTCGTGTCTGCTATACGGATTCCTTTCAAGGCCGACTGATGGCGGACTTCGCTTACCATTATATCGGAGCACGAAGCGCAGCCGTTCTGATCAACCTCAATGAGACCTACAGCCAGGAACTGGCATCCCAATTTTCTACCATTTTTCAGCGAATCGGCGGAAATATCACTCTAAAAAAAGGCTACAGAGGTTCGGCGGTAGATTTCCAGGAGATTTTAGAATCAGTCAAAGCTGCCTCACCCGAAGTTGTCTTTATCCCAGGCTATTCCAAGGATAGCGGCTTTATTATCCGGCAGGCTCACGCCATGGGAATACGTACAATATTTTTAGGTGGAGACGCCTGGGATAAAACCATTGCCGAGTATGCCGGATCGGGGCTTGAAGGAAGCTATTTTTCCACATTCTGGCATCCTGACAGATTTTCCAGCGAAAATCTGCGTTTCATCAATGCTTTTCAGGAATATTATAGCAAAACTGAAATAAGTCCCTATGCCGCCCTGGCATATGACGCTGTCAATGTATTTGCCGATGCTGTTCGGCGCGCAGGGAGTGTGAAGCCTGAAGACATTCAGGGGGAATTGCTGAAAACTAAAGGTTTTAAAGGGGTTACCGGCATTATATCTTTTGACGAATTCGGCGATCCTCTGGACAAAGGGGCATCTATTCTTACATACATTAACGGTCAATGGTCATTTTATAAATGGGTGGGGTCATCTACTTGGTACACATCGATGGTCAAATGA
- a CDS encoding ABC transporter substrate-binding protein produces the protein MKPSKLIRIFILVVCANTAVALSAQARDSIKIASLYAFTGAAAKANLLSVQSIRFAVDEINAHGGVLGLPLELIEIDNQSSPIGSKVAAEQAVAAEVVAILGASWSSHTLQAAKVAQAHGIPLISNVSTHPGITGIGDFIFRVCFNDLYQGWAMARFAHQDLGLHRAVVLIDITSDYSIGLAQSFASTFESMGGEILTELNYKRRQQNFTDLVAQAARHQPDILFLPGHDESALILTEAQRSGLQAVFLGADGWDVENFYAMGGNKVKQAFFTTHWSEEMNNAASLAFVQKYKKQKPIFAQEALGYDAVNLLADALERAGRPEPEALRDALAQTTAFQGVTGVVAFDANGDPIKGVVIMEMKEGVPRYLQSIQPLQPPDFSVPSSQRQFPDK, from the coding sequence ATGAAACCATCGAAGTTGATAAGGATTTTTATTCTTGTAGTATGTGCCAATACAGCAGTCGCACTCTCCGCGCAAGCCCGGGACAGCATCAAAATTGCTTCCCTCTATGCCTTCACCGGAGCCGCGGCAAAAGCTAATCTTCTCTCTGTTCAAAGCATCAGATTCGCGGTCGATGAAATAAATGCCCATGGCGGCGTACTGGGCCTGCCCCTTGAATTGATAGAAATAGACAACCAAAGCAGCCCGATAGGCTCCAAGGTAGCGGCCGAACAAGCCGTAGCTGCAGAGGTAGTAGCTATTCTTGGCGCATCCTGGAGCTCCCACACCCTCCAGGCGGCAAAAGTGGCCCAGGCCCACGGTATTCCTTTGATAAGCAATGTTTCCACCCATCCAGGGATTACCGGGATAGGTGATTTCATTTTCCGGGTCTGTTTCAACGACTTGTATCAGGGCTGGGCAATGGCTCGATTTGCCCACCAGGATCTGGGACTACATCGAGCTGTCGTTTTAATTGACATAACAAGTGATTACAGTATCGGCCTGGCCCAGTCTTTTGCATCAACCTTTGAAAGTATGGGTGGTGAAATTCTCACGGAATTAAATTACAAACGACGCCAGCAAAACTTTACGGATCTAGTGGCCCAAGCGGCTCGGCACCAACCTGATATTCTTTTTCTACCCGGCCATGACGAGAGTGCACTCATATTGACGGAAGCACAGCGCAGCGGACTTCAGGCAGTTTTTCTGGGTGCGGATGGCTGGGATGTGGAAAACTTCTATGCCATGGGCGGGAATAAAGTAAAGCAAGCATTTTTCACTACCCACTGGTCGGAAGAGATGAACAATGCAGCCTCTCTTGCGTTTGTGCAAAAGTACAAAAAGCAGAAACCTATTTTTGCACAGGAAGCACTTGGCTATGATGCCGTCAATCTTTTGGCAGACGCTCTGGAAAGAGCCGGCCGGCCCGAGCCTGAGGCACTGCGAGACGCCTTGGCACAAACCACTGCATTCCAAGGAGTCACAGGCGTAGTGGCATTCGATGCAAATGGCGACCCTATCAAAGGTGTTGTAATAATGGAAATGAAAGAAGGCGTCCCCCGTTATCTTCAGTCCATTCAACCTCTGCAACCACCCGATTTTTCAGTGCCCTCTTCCCAACGGCAATTTCCCGATAAATAA
- a CDS encoding phosphate-starvation-inducible PsiE family protein has protein sequence MSMKLNPSDDVFLRLLRKTIHICLKILSLLMILVIISGVVDVGWTLYQRLITPPAFILTIGDLLATFGAFMVVLIAIEIFENIILYLREDVIHVKIVLSTALMAVARKVIILDYDEMEPMYVFATGAVLIATGVTYYIIHKLPGQENS, from the coding sequence ATGTCTATGAAGCTGAATCCATCAGATGATGTCTTTCTCCGACTGCTGAGAAAAACCATCCACATTTGTCTTAAGATACTCAGCCTGCTGATGATACTTGTCATTATCTCCGGTGTGGTGGATGTTGGCTGGACACTGTATCAACGATTGATCACACCGCCGGCCTTCATTTTGACCATCGGAGATCTGCTGGCGACTTTCGGCGCATTCATGGTGGTTCTTATTGCCATCGAAATCTTTGAAAATATCATTTTGTATCTGCGCGAGGACGTCATTCATGTTAAAATAGTTCTCTCCACGGCCCTTATGGCCGTTGCCCGGAAAGTCATCATTCTCGACTATGACGAAATGGAACCGATGTATGTTTTTGCCACAGGCGCCGTTCTGATTGCCACAGGCGTGACCTACTATATTATTCATAAGCTTCCTGGTCAGGAAAATTCATAA
- a CDS encoding ATP-binding protein, translating to MMNRKSLLSKIAQAIWTVFSIVLIVSLLLFYSFEKGRRQARLDQVKVLLGAVYQEKREDLANEIFSGHRDALSLSLESMEKIEGVTGVELFQLDRLLLASTGTLPQEEFNLGDMSRNSGYFWQEYTRGNQHYIALSTIIEVVGERVGYCRIWYDLSASSSAAQLRMWLITGIFFFTLLSLSIILSLLLTRWVTRPVLLLHDAMNRVMDGHLGEQLNLTQDDEIGRMATAFNSMSEKLKLQNQKLITSIDTQNSYARQLVSTNQQLAQLNAQLETIVEERTQELRNSYKKLEKEIDERRKSDNEKRILKERLVRSEKMEALGLLAGGVAHDLNNVLSGIVSYPDLILMQLGKNSPLLPMILTIQQSGQKAAAIVEDMLVLTRRGVTNNEVVNFNDEVIADYMESPELKKLQFFHPEVAIETELAPDLLNMRGSAVHLRKVIMNLVSNAAEAQPHGGRIIITTENRFVDQPFQNYTHVKEGDYVVLTVEDFGIGITAEDLNHIFEPFYTKKAMDRSGTGLGMAIVWGTVEDHHGYINVASIPEQGTRFELYFPVTRDPKIEKDKSIVINDYMGNQEKILVIDDIAEQRKIATALLTALNYRVTTVSSGEEAIGYLLENQADILLLDMIMDPGIDGLATYRQILKRHPHQKVIIASGFAENQRVKEAQRLGAGEYIRKPYTIDKIAIAISAELSRDSLKTISN from the coding sequence ATGATGAATCGGAAAAGTCTTCTCTCGAAAATTGCTCAAGCCATCTGGACTGTATTTTCCATTGTTTTGATAGTTTCTCTTCTTCTCTTCTACAGCTTTGAAAAGGGACGACGCCAGGCCCGTCTCGATCAGGTCAAGGTGCTCTTAGGTGCCGTATATCAGGAAAAAAGAGAGGATCTTGCAAATGAAATCTTTTCCGGTCACAGGGATGCACTTTCTCTAAGCTTAGAAAGCATGGAAAAGATTGAAGGAGTTACAGGCGTGGAATTATTCCAGCTTGACCGGCTCTTGCTGGCCTCGACGGGAACCTTGCCGCAAGAAGAATTCAACCTCGGCGATATGAGCCGAAACAGTGGTTATTTCTGGCAGGAATATACCCGCGGCAACCAACATTATATAGCACTCTCGACAATAATTGAAGTTGTTGGAGAACGTGTGGGATATTGCCGGATCTGGTATGATCTCTCCGCATCTTCCTCAGCAGCGCAACTGCGCATGTGGCTCATCACGGGTATCTTCTTTTTTACATTGCTGTCGTTGTCGATAATCCTCTCGTTATTGCTGACCCGCTGGGTGACCAGGCCGGTCTTGCTCTTACATGATGCTATGAATCGCGTGATGGACGGTCATCTTGGAGAGCAGCTCAACCTCACCCAGGACGATGAAATCGGACGCATGGCAACTGCTTTCAACTCCATGTCGGAAAAGCTTAAACTGCAGAATCAAAAGCTTATCACCTCCATTGACACACAAAACTCCTATGCCCGGCAGTTGGTAAGTACAAATCAGCAGCTGGCTCAGCTCAATGCCCAACTGGAGACTATTGTCGAAGAGAGGACTCAGGAATTACGCAACAGCTACAAAAAACTCGAAAAAGAGATAGACGAGAGGCGAAAATCCGACAATGAGAAAAGGATCCTGAAAGAAAGGCTTGTTCGTTCCGAGAAAATGGAGGCTCTGGGTTTGTTGGCCGGAGGAGTGGCGCATGATCTCAATAATGTTCTCTCCGGAATTGTAAGTTATCCTGATTTAATTCTGATGCAACTCGGAAAAAACAGTCCTCTGCTGCCCATGATTCTCACCATTCAGCAATCCGGTCAGAAGGCCGCCGCGATTGTCGAAGATATGCTGGTCCTGACACGACGAGGAGTAACCAACAACGAGGTGGTCAATTTTAACGACGAGGTAATAGCCGACTATATGGAATCGCCGGAGCTAAAGAAACTTCAATTTTTTCATCCTGAAGTGGCAATCGAGACCGAACTAGCTCCGGATTTGTTGAACATGCGCGGCAGCGCCGTCCATTTGAGAAAGGTGATAATGAATCTTGTTTCCAACGCGGCTGAGGCTCAACCACATGGCGGGCGAATCATCATCACTACTGAGAACCGCTTTGTCGACCAGCCATTTCAAAATTACACTCATGTCAAAGAAGGCGATTATGTCGTGCTGACAGTGGAGGATTTCGGCATCGGCATAACAGCTGAGGATCTCAATCACATATTTGAACCTTTTTATACAAAAAAGGCCATGGATCGCAGCGGCACAGGTCTGGGCATGGCCATTGTCTGGGGCACGGTTGAGGATCACCATGGCTATATAAACGTGGCAAGCATTCCGGAACAGGGCACTCGTTTCGAACTTTATTTTCCGGTAACTCGGGATCCTAAAATTGAAAAAGACAAGTCCATTGTGATCAATGATTATATGGGCAATCAGGAAAAAATACTGGTCATTGACGACATAGCCGAACAACGAAAAATTGCCACGGCCTTGTTAACTGCTCTCAATTACAGGGTAACTACTGTAAGCAGCGGTGAAGAAGCTATAGGTTATCTGCTCGAAAATCAGGCTGATATACTTTTATTGGACATGATAATGGATCCCGGCATAGACGGACTGGCTACGTATAGGCAGATACTAAAAAGACATCCGCACCAAAAGGTAATCATTGCCAGCGGATTTGCGGAAAACCAGAGGGTTAAAGAAGCCCAGCGACTTGGTGCCGGAGAATATATACGAAAGCCTTATACGATTGATAAAATCGCTATTGCGATTTCCGCAGAGCTTTCCCGGGATTCTTTAAAGACCATAAGCAACTGA